Proteins encoded in a region of the Triticum dicoccoides isolate Atlit2015 ecotype Zavitan chromosome 3A, WEW_v2.0, whole genome shotgun sequence genome:
- the LOC119268223 gene encoding casein kinase I-like isoform X2, which translates to MEPRVGNKYRLGRKLGSGSFGEIYLGTNVQTNEEVAIKLENVKTKHPQLLYESKLYRVLQGGTGISNVKWFGVEGDYNVLVMDVLGPSLEDLFSFCNRKLSLKTVLMLADQMINRVEFIHSKSFLHRDIKPDNFLMGLGKRANQVYMIDFGLAKKYRDTSTHQHIPYRENKNLTGTARYASVSTHLGIEQSRRDDMESLGYVLMYFLRGSLPWQGLKAGTKKQKYEKISERKIATSIEALCRGYPSEFQSFFHYCRSLRFEDSPDYQYLKRLFRDLFIREGFQFDYVFDWTILKYQQSQMTSVPPRAIAAAAGQSSGMAPIASTEEGRRSGWSDDPTRRQVPPTGINAGSLSKQKSPVRPDVSAPKEAVLSSSTFLGRSGVSSRRPAVSSSRDLPSSGAEPSRSRAPDASPGTSQRNSAPRRTSQTPDYSDPRHKSNSNNYESTIRGIRGLNFDGNDRIH; encoded by the exons ATGGAGCCGCGCGTGGGTAACAAGTACCGCCTCGGCCGTAAGCTCGGCAGCGGCTCGTTCGGGGAGATCTACCTCG GTACTAACGTGCAGACCAACGAGGAGGTCGCGATTAAGCTT GAAAATGTGAAGACAAAGCATCCTCAGTTGCTGTATGAGTCAAAGTTGTACAGGGTACTGCAGGGCGGAA CTGGGATTTCAAATGTCAAGTGGTTTGGTGTTGAGGGTGACTACAATGTTCTTGTTATGGATGTGTTGGGGCCAAGCCTTGAAGATCTTTTCAGCTTTTGCAACAGAAAACTGTCGCTCAAAACTGTTCTGATGCTTGCTGATCAAATG ATCAACCGAGTTGAATTTATACATTCAAAGTCCTTCTTGCATCGAGATATAAAGCCAGACAATTTTCTCATGGGCCTTGGAAAGAGAGCAAATCAG GTATATATGATTGACTTTGGACTGGCAAAGAAATACAGGGACACGTCAACACACCAGCACATTCCATACCG GGAGAACAAAAATTTGACTGGGACAGCTCGATATGCGAGTGTAAGCACCCATCTTGGAATTG AACAAAGCAGAAGGGATGACATGGAGTCTCTTGGATATGTACTCATGTACTTCTTGAGAGGAAG TCTCCCATGGCAGGGTTTAAAAGCCGGTACGAAGAAACAGAAGTATGAGAAAATCAGCGAACGGAAGATTGCCACTTCAATTGAG GCTTTGTGTCGTGGATACCCTTCTGAATTTCAGTCATTCTTCCATTACTGCCGCTCACTGCGTTTTGAAGACAGTCCAGACTATCAATACCTGAAGAGATTGTTCAGAGATCTTTTTATTCGAGAGG GATTCCAGTTTGATTATGTTTTTGACTGGACCATTCTTAAATACCAGCAGTCACAAATGACCAGTGTTCCACCACGTGCTATT GCCGCTGCTGCAGGACAAAGCTCGGGGATGGCTCCAATTGCAT CCACCGAAGAGGGAAGAAGAAGTGGATGGTCAGATGATCCTACACGACGTCAGGTTCCACCTACAGGAATAAATGCAGGCAGCTTATCGAAACAGAAGTCACCAGTTAGACCAGATGTGTCCGCACCGAAGGAAGCTGTG TTGTCCAGTTCGACTTTTTTGGGTCGGTCAGGCGTGTCCTCAAGGCGACCTGCTGTTTCTAGTAGCCGAGATTTGCCAAGCAGTGGAGCTGAACCATCACGTAGTCGTGCACCAGATGCGAGTCCAGGGACGTCCCAGAGAAACTCAGCTCCACGGAGGACCTCACAGACGCCTGACTACTCTGATCCTAGGCACAAGTCTAACAGCAACAACTACGAGTCCACTATAAGGGGCATCCGAGGCCTAAATTTCGATGGCAATGATAGGATCCACTAG
- the LOC119268223 gene encoding casein kinase I-like isoform X1 → MEPRVGNKYRLGRKLGSGSFGEIYLGTNVQTNEEVAIKLENVKTKHPQLLYESKLYRVLQGGTGISNVKWFGVEGDYNVLVMDVLGPSLEDLFSFCNRKLSLKTVLMLADQMINRVEFIHSKSFLHRDIKPDNFLMGLGKRANQVYMIDFGLAKKYRDTSTHQHIPYRENKNLTGTARYASVSTHLGIEQSRRDDMESLGYVLMYFLRGSLPWQGLKAGTKKQKYEKISERKIATSIEALCRGYPSEFQSFFHYCRSLRFEDSPDYQYLKRLFRDLFIREGFQFDYVFDWTILKYQQSQMTSVPPRAIAAAAGQSSGMAPIACNNRLSATEEGRRSGWSDDPTRRQVPPTGINAGSLSKQKSPVRPDVSAPKEAVLSSSTFLGRSGVSSRRPAVSSSRDLPSSGAEPSRSRAPDASPGTSQRNSAPRRTSQTPDYSDPRHKSNSNNYESTIRGIRGLNFDGNDRIH, encoded by the exons ATGGAGCCGCGCGTGGGTAACAAGTACCGCCTCGGCCGTAAGCTCGGCAGCGGCTCGTTCGGGGAGATCTACCTCG GTACTAACGTGCAGACCAACGAGGAGGTCGCGATTAAGCTT GAAAATGTGAAGACAAAGCATCCTCAGTTGCTGTATGAGTCAAAGTTGTACAGGGTACTGCAGGGCGGAA CTGGGATTTCAAATGTCAAGTGGTTTGGTGTTGAGGGTGACTACAATGTTCTTGTTATGGATGTGTTGGGGCCAAGCCTTGAAGATCTTTTCAGCTTTTGCAACAGAAAACTGTCGCTCAAAACTGTTCTGATGCTTGCTGATCAAATG ATCAACCGAGTTGAATTTATACATTCAAAGTCCTTCTTGCATCGAGATATAAAGCCAGACAATTTTCTCATGGGCCTTGGAAAGAGAGCAAATCAG GTATATATGATTGACTTTGGACTGGCAAAGAAATACAGGGACACGTCAACACACCAGCACATTCCATACCG GGAGAACAAAAATTTGACTGGGACAGCTCGATATGCGAGTGTAAGCACCCATCTTGGAATTG AACAAAGCAGAAGGGATGACATGGAGTCTCTTGGATATGTACTCATGTACTTCTTGAGAGGAAG TCTCCCATGGCAGGGTTTAAAAGCCGGTACGAAGAAACAGAAGTATGAGAAAATCAGCGAACGGAAGATTGCCACTTCAATTGAG GCTTTGTGTCGTGGATACCCTTCTGAATTTCAGTCATTCTTCCATTACTGCCGCTCACTGCGTTTTGAAGACAGTCCAGACTATCAATACCTGAAGAGATTGTTCAGAGATCTTTTTATTCGAGAGG GATTCCAGTTTGATTATGTTTTTGACTGGACCATTCTTAAATACCAGCAGTCACAAATGACCAGTGTTCCACCACGTGCTATT GCCGCTGCTGCAGGACAAAGCTCGGGGATGGCTCCAATTGCATGTAATAATAGACTGTCAG CCACCGAAGAGGGAAGAAGAAGTGGATGGTCAGATGATCCTACACGACGTCAGGTTCCACCTACAGGAATAAATGCAGGCAGCTTATCGAAACAGAAGTCACCAGTTAGACCAGATGTGTCCGCACCGAAGGAAGCTGTG TTGTCCAGTTCGACTTTTTTGGGTCGGTCAGGCGTGTCCTCAAGGCGACCTGCTGTTTCTAGTAGCCGAGATTTGCCAAGCAGTGGAGCTGAACCATCACGTAGTCGTGCACCAGATGCGAGTCCAGGGACGTCCCAGAGAAACTCAGCTCCACGGAGGACCTCACAGACGCCTGACTACTCTGATCCTAGGCACAAGTCTAACAGCAACAACTACGAGTCCACTATAAGGGGCATCCGAGGCCTAAATTTCGATGGCAATGATAGGATCCACTAG
- the LOC119268223 gene encoding casein kinase 1-like protein 2 isoform X3, with the protein MEPRVGNKYRLGRKLGSGSFGEIYLGTNVQTNEEVAIKLENVKTKHPQLLYESKLYRVLQGGTGISNVKWFGVEGDYNVLVMDVLGPSLEDLFSFCNRKLSLKTVLMLADQMINRVEFIHSKSFLHRDIKPDNFLMGLGKRANQVYMIDFGLAKKYRDTSTHQHIPYRENKNLTGTARYASVSTHLGIEQSRRDDMESLGYVLMYFLRGSLPWQGLKAGTKKQKYEKISERKIATSIEALCRGYPSEFQSFFHYCRSLRFEDSPDYQYLKRLFRDLFIREGFQFDYVFDWTILKYQQSQMTSVPPRAIAAAAGQSSGMAPIACNNRLSATEEGRRSGWSDDPTRRQVPPTGINAGSLSKQKSPVRPDVSAPKEAVFDFFGSVRRVLKATCCF; encoded by the exons ATGGAGCCGCGCGTGGGTAACAAGTACCGCCTCGGCCGTAAGCTCGGCAGCGGCTCGTTCGGGGAGATCTACCTCG GTACTAACGTGCAGACCAACGAGGAGGTCGCGATTAAGCTT GAAAATGTGAAGACAAAGCATCCTCAGTTGCTGTATGAGTCAAAGTTGTACAGGGTACTGCAGGGCGGAA CTGGGATTTCAAATGTCAAGTGGTTTGGTGTTGAGGGTGACTACAATGTTCTTGTTATGGATGTGTTGGGGCCAAGCCTTGAAGATCTTTTCAGCTTTTGCAACAGAAAACTGTCGCTCAAAACTGTTCTGATGCTTGCTGATCAAATG ATCAACCGAGTTGAATTTATACATTCAAAGTCCTTCTTGCATCGAGATATAAAGCCAGACAATTTTCTCATGGGCCTTGGAAAGAGAGCAAATCAG GTATATATGATTGACTTTGGACTGGCAAAGAAATACAGGGACACGTCAACACACCAGCACATTCCATACCG GGAGAACAAAAATTTGACTGGGACAGCTCGATATGCGAGTGTAAGCACCCATCTTGGAATTG AACAAAGCAGAAGGGATGACATGGAGTCTCTTGGATATGTACTCATGTACTTCTTGAGAGGAAG TCTCCCATGGCAGGGTTTAAAAGCCGGTACGAAGAAACAGAAGTATGAGAAAATCAGCGAACGGAAGATTGCCACTTCAATTGAG GCTTTGTGTCGTGGATACCCTTCTGAATTTCAGTCATTCTTCCATTACTGCCGCTCACTGCGTTTTGAAGACAGTCCAGACTATCAATACCTGAAGAGATTGTTCAGAGATCTTTTTATTCGAGAGG GATTCCAGTTTGATTATGTTTTTGACTGGACCATTCTTAAATACCAGCAGTCACAAATGACCAGTGTTCCACCACGTGCTATT GCCGCTGCTGCAGGACAAAGCTCGGGGATGGCTCCAATTGCATGTAATAATAGACTGTCAG CCACCGAAGAGGGAAGAAGAAGTGGATGGTCAGATGATCCTACACGACGTCAGGTTCCACCTACAGGAATAAATGCAGGCAGCTTATCGAAACAGAAGTCACCAGTTAGACCAGATGTGTCCGCACCGAAGGAAGCTGTG TTCGACTTTTTTGGGTCGGTCAGGCGTGTCCTCAAGGCGACCTGCTGTTTCTAG